One Littorina saxatilis isolate snail1 linkage group LG1, US_GU_Lsax_2.0, whole genome shotgun sequence genomic window carries:
- the LOC138950301 gene encoding cystathionine gamma-lyase-like: MGGHSDLVAGCVTTRTLDQWRRLKKVQGSIGACLSPHDCSLLLRGLKTLPIRMKKHSENAQRVAEFLSKHPKVLRVSYPGLPDSPGHEVAKRQMTSFSGMIMADIDGGYDAGKTVAET; encoded by the exons ATGGGAGGTCACAGTGACCTAGTGGCTGGCTGCGTCACCACGAGGACCCTGGACCAGTGGAGGCGACTGAAGAAGGTGCAAGGATCCATCGGAGCGTGTCTG TCTCCACATGACTGCAGTCTGCTTCTTCGAGGACTGAAGACGCTGCCAATAAGGATGAAGAAACACAGCGAAAACGCGCAAAGGGTTGCCGAATTTCTGTCCAAGCATCCCAAG GTCCTCAGAGTGAGCTACCCTGGTCTTCCTGATAGTCCAGGACATGAGGTTGCCAAGcgacaaatgacgtcattcagCGGAATGATCATGGCCGACATTGATGGTGGTTATGACGCGGGCAAGACTGTTGCTGAG acctaa
- the LOC138950312 gene encoding cytochrome P450 3A56-like: MAVDHFMSCCSFTSVLVVGVISLMVYWFWRSQQYLKTFEKSGIPGPRPMYVLGNLRQLFKGGFCDQLFEWNKEFGRIYGMYLHPSPVVVVSNLDLLRDVFVKKFTYFHNRMPQKFLQFKPFEDNLLQLRDDNWKLVRSKLSPTFSSGKLKKMMPAIDREVKNLGNHVKAKAESGEVVDLKEIAGGFAMDTIAGAAFGMQVDTLSNPKDPFNVNVINLFKPNKWLMPIIMLFPCLATVFRKMGVSFLSVSSTNFFVEVLEMALKERRLDKKSYGDFLQLLVEAQKGGDQSKGAVDAEIDFTAQLQTAKDWNRTG; encoded by the exons ATGGCGGTTGATCACTTCATGAGTTGCTGCTCCTTTACCAGTGTGTTGGTGGTAGGGGTGATCTCCCTAATGGTCTACTGGTTTTG GCGTTCGCAGCAATATTTGAAGACATTTGAGAAATCGGGAATCCCGGGTCCACGCCCAATGTACGTTTTGGGAAACTTACGTCAACTCTTCAAAGGG GGGTTCTGCGACCAGCTGTTTGAATGGAACAAAGAATTTGGGAGAATCTACGG GATGTACCTTCACCCCAGCCCTGTAGTGGTCGTGTCAAACCTGGACTTGCTGCGAGATGTCTTTGTTAAAAAGTTCACGTACTTCCACAATAGAATG CCCCAGAAGTTTCTGCAGTTCAAACCATTTGAAGACAACCTACTGCAACTCAGGGACGATAACTGGAAATTAGTCAGGAGCAAGTTGTCTCCCACCTTCAGTTCTGGAAAACTCAAAAAG atgaTGCCAGCAATAGACAGAGAGGTCAAGAATCTTGGCAATCACGTCAAGGCAAAAGCAGAGTCGGGGGAGGTCGTGGATTTGAAAGA AATCGCAGGAGGATTCGCAATGGACACGATCGCCGGCGCGGCCTTCGGGATGCAGGTGGATACCCTGAGCAACCCTAAAGACCCCTTTAATGTCAACGTCATCAACCTCTTCAAACCGAACAAGTGGCTCATGCCCATCATCA TGCTGTTCCCTTGCCTTGCTACGGTGTTTCGGAAAATGGGCGTCAGCTTCCTCTCTGTCAGTTCCACAAACTTTTTCGTGGAGGTTTTGGAAATGGCCTTGAAAGAGCGAAGGCTGGATAAGAAG AGTTACGGCGATTTCCTACAGCTACTGGTAGAAGCTCAGAAGGGTGGCGACCAGTCCAAGGGGGCAGTAGACGCTGAAATCGACTTCACTGCCCAACTGCAGACTGCCAAAGACTGGAACAGAACTG GTTGA